Below is a genomic region from Lampris incognitus isolate fLamInc1 chromosome 2, fLamInc1.hap2, whole genome shotgun sequence.
attaaaaccataactttaaaggtaTCTTGAAAGGTAATTTCATAATAGGTAGGTTTaaaaaactgcaggtgtgtactgtaaaaagggatccaggacaataattaaaactgagttaatcaggcttaaaatttattaaaagaacccaaaagccctgcccttattaatatagctgttgaggggagcgctacataaaatggaggcaccgctgggatagtCTTGGATTTCTCAGTTAAACTAAGTCAAAGTACAAAGCTAATTTACAGTGTTAAAATGGAAAGAACTGAATTAGTGCCAGAGCTAAAGAGCTGGTGCCGTGGTGAGGGTTTGGATGAGACTCATGCGCTGATGACCATTGTCCCAGAAGAAGTGGAGATCAGTGAAGTTGAAGAAACCCTTCAAACTTTCAAGTGTTTAGGATGGGTGCGTATCCATGGGAGGAATTTCAGTGCAAGACTAAACCGACAGATAGTCTTGTGTGAGAGCAGAGAGACTGTTAAGGAGGAGAGTGTTCCTCCTGAAGTTGTGCCTATTGATGATGGAGAGGCGTGGGCTATTATCTTAGGAGAGGTGCAGGCAGCCGCTGAAGAATTTAATACTAAACTAAAAGGGTTGCTGCAGGCTGAAGGAAAGACAGTGGAGGACCTTAAATCATTATTACCCAGTGCACCCCCGCCCACTAGTTCCACTGAATCCATCCTTCACGCCATCGGAGATTTGTTGGACAAGGCAACAAAACCAGCTGATGGTGGGAGTTATTGTCGACTACGCATGTTCTCGGGAGCCTTACCAACCCCACCAGGTGAGGAACCCTTTGACCATTGGCTAGAGCAAGCATGGCTTATGGTGGAGGAGACTGAAttctctgagagagagaaaagacgcagACTAATGGGAAGCTTGAACGGGCCTGCGCTAGAAATCGTAAAGGTAGCGCGGCACACCAACCCTGATTCCAGCCGAAAGGAGTGCTTAGAAGCCCTCGAAAGTGCTTTTGGAAGTGCTGAGTCTGGAGATGATCTCTACTTCACATTCCAATTGATGCAACAGCAAAAAGGAGAGAAGTTATCGGATTTCCTCAGACGTCTAGAGCGGTCTCTAGCTAAGGTGATTCAAAGAAGTGGCCTCCCTGCTAGCTACATGGATAGAGCCCGATTGGAGCAACTGCTGACGGGTGCTACAGCCCCAGACTTGATGCCGATCCAGCTGCGCTTGAGAGAAAGGAAGGCAGCGCTCCCAAACTTTCTGCAGCTTTTGACTGAGAATTGTGCTGAGGAAGAGTACGAAGCTTATAGGAAGAAGCTCAGTGCCTTAGTATACCAAGTACATGCTAATCCAGAAGTGTATATAAGGCAAGCTGAAATCCAGAGCTTAAAAGCTGAAATAAGAGAGCTAAAGTCAACCGTTGCCTCAGTAGTGACCAAATCAGCCCATGTCAAAGATGATTACATAGAGGATACACCCAGGAGTGCACCACCTGGCCCAGAGAACCGGCAGGACATCGAGCTGGCTGCCTTGAAAAAACAACTGAAATGACTAAATCAGAAAGCTAACAACAAGATGTCTGAGCAAGATGCTACAGTTGCAGTTTCGACCATGGAGGCTTCTAAACAGGTTtccaaccccccgcccccccccccccaaaaaaaggagcaTCAAAAAGGTCAGAGGAGAATTTCTGCTATCGGTGTGGTGAGAATGGACATTTTGCTACAAAGTGCCACAATCCTGAGAATCAACCTTAAGTTATCAAGAAGCTAATCCACACTCTGAAGGTGACAAAAGACAAACAGCAGTCTGGCGATGCCACTACCAGTAAAGTTAACTGTGAGGTCAAGTAAAGTGCGGTTACCACGTCAGGGCCTGCTGGTATCCCTGAAGGCTTGATTGACCCACCAGCATCGTACCAGTGAAGGTGAATGGACATGGTTGTGATGCCTTGTTTGATAGTGGCTCTCTGGTCACCATTATCTTCGAGTCTTGGTATCAAACTCACCTGTCTGATGTCCCAATACGCCCAGTGTCTGGTCTATCCCTGTGGGGGCTAATTGAATCTGAGCTCAGCTACCCCTACCGTGGGTATGTAGTGGTCGACTTTGAATATCCAGCGAAAGTTGCAGGTGCTGATCAGACTGTGACAGCCCTTGCTCTTATCTGCCCCAAGCCTCGAACCGCTGACCAGGCTCCTGTCATTGTTGGGACTAATGCCAGTCACATCCGACATCTTGTGCAGCAATGTAAAGAAAATGGCATTGACATCACCCAGACACTGGGGATACAAGTATGTTACAGAGATACAGAGCTAACACCACCCAGCACTGCAGCAGCCCTTGAAGAGGAGGATGATATTGGCTGTGTGACATGGAAAGGCCCCGGCCCACTGACTCTACCTCCTGGTGGTGACTGTAGTGCCATCTGAAAAGTCGAGTACAAACGCCAGATTGACAGAGAAATCTTAATGGTGGACTCATCGCCTGTAGCTTCACTCCCAGCTGGTGTACTACTTCAGCCCATGGTGGTGCCCAGTGAAGAAGTGAACGTCAACCATTTCAGAATCTTGGTCCAGAATGAATCCTCGACAGAGACCGTTATACCAGTGGGAACAGTTATTGGTCATATGTATCAGACAGATGCAGTCATTTCCCTCACACCATCCAAGACAGCTGCAACAGAGTTTGATGCTAACCTGATCAACTTTGGAGACTCACCTGTCTCGGAGGAGTGGAGAGAAAGACTCCGTCAAAAGTTATCCACAAGGTCCCAGGAGTTTTCTCTACAGGAATGGGATGTCGGGTTGGCAAAGGGAGTAGAGCACACGATCCGGATGTCAGATCCACGGCCGTTCCAGAAGCGCTCCCGTCGCCTGGCTCCAGCTGATCTTGAAGACGCGAGAAAGCACCTCCAAGAACTGTTGCGTGCAGGGATCATCAAGGAGTCTCGTAGTCCCTATGCATCCCCAATCGTGATTGTTCGCAAAAAGAATGGGACCATGAGGGTGTGTATTGACTACCAATCGTTGAACACCCCAACAATCCCAGATCAGTACACAACACCCTGTATTGATGATGTCCTCGACTCAATGATAGGGAGCAAGTGGTTCTCCGTACTTGATCTGAGGAGCGGCTATTACCAAATTGCCATGGCCGAGGAAGACAAGGAAAAGACGGCAttcatctgcccactggggttcttCCAGTTCGAGAGGATGCCGCAGGGGATAACTGGAGCTCCAGCCACCTTCCAAAGGTTAATGGAGAAGGCTGTGGGTGACATGAACCTGCTCGAGGTCCTTGTCTACTTCGATGACCTGATTGTGTTTGGAAGAGCATGAAGAGAGACTTCTTAAAGTCCTTGATCGTCTGGCAGAGGTTGGATTGAAGATCTTGGTTGACAAATGTCAATTCCGCCTGCCAAAGGTTAAATACCTTGGACATATTGTGTCGGGCGACGGAGTATcgcctgacccagccaagataGAGGCAGTTACAAATTGGCCACAGCCCACACACCTGAAGGCTCTACAATCCTTCTTAGGGTTCTGCAGCTATTACCGCCGATTCATAGCCAACTATGCAGCCATTGTCAGACCGTTGTCTGAGCTCACAAAAGGCTATGCCCCAACCCAGAGGGGTAAGAAGCAAGACAAAGACAACACAAAGACTTACCTGAAAgagtctgagccctttggtgagaGGTGGGGCCAGCCCTGCACTGAGGCGTTCCACAAGATTATCTACTGCCTTACCCACGCATCTGTGTTGGCTTTTGCAGATCCTGACAAGCCATACGTCCTGCGTGTAGACGCCAGCTTAAAAGGGCTTGGAGCCGTCGTCTATCAGGAGCACAGTGAGGGTCTGAGGCCTGTTGCCTTCGCCAGCAAGAAGCTGAAAACATCAGAAAGGAACTACCCAATTCACCAGTTGGAGTTTCTGTCCCTTAAGTGGGCTGTCATGGATAAATTCCATGATTATTTGTACGGGGCCAGATTTACCGTACGTATGGACAATAACCCGCTAACCTATGTGCTCTCGACTGCAAAGCTCAGCGCTGTAGGGCACATATGGCTCTCTGCCTTATCCACCTACGACTTTGATGTCCAGTACCGACCTGGCAGACACAATATAGATGCAGACCTGCTCTCAAGGAATATGCCTGATGAAAGTGAAATGGGAGAACATTCCACAGACTGGTGTGAGATCCATCGGCAAACGAATCTGCATCCTGGCTCCGTGAGCAGTCCACCAAGATATGTGGACCAATTGGGAGCTTCTCCTGATTGTGTGCCTGACATTTAtgctttccccacacacacacacttagagttAAAGTCATTGGGGCAAATGTCAAAGCAGGAGCTGATTAAAGCTCAGGAAGATGATGCAGTCATCAGATCTGCCATACAAGCTGTAAAACAAGGCAAATGGTCTGAGGAGAATGGATCCAGTCCAGAACTGTCTCATCTCAAAAAGAGATAGGGAAGCTGATGATGAAAGATGGGCTACTCCATCGCCTAAGCAAGCGGCCCTCTGGAGAGGAACTCACTCAACTCGTCTTACCAAGAGAGTTCAGAGAAGTTGTGCTGAAGGCCAAACATGATGATCTGGGGCACCTTGGCATAGAGAGAACTACAGACCTGTTGA
It encodes:
- the LOC130131657 gene encoding paraneoplastic antigen Ma2 homolog, producing MERTELVPELKSWCRGEGLDETHALMTIVPEEVEISEVEETLQTFKCLGWVRIHGRNFSARLNRQIVLCESRETVKEESVPPEVVPIDDGEAWAIILGEVQAAAEEFNTKLKGLLQAEGKTVEDLKSLLPSAPPPTSSTESILHAIGDLLDKATKPADGGSYCRLRMFSGALPTPPGEEPFDHWLEQAWLMVEETEFSEREKRRRLMGSLNGPALEIVKVARHTNPDSSRKECLEALESAFGSAESGDDLYFTFQLMQQQKGEKLSDFLRRLERSLAKVIQRSGLPASYMDRARLEQLLTGATAPDLMPIQLRLRERKAALPNFLQLLTENCAEEEYEAYRKKLSALVYQVHANPEVYIRQAEIQSLKAEIRELKSTVASVVTKSAHVKDDYIEDTPRSAPPGPENRQDIELAALKKQLK